One Panicum virgatum strain AP13 chromosome 9K, P.virgatum_v5, whole genome shotgun sequence genomic region harbors:
- the LOC120647593 gene encoding non-specific lipid-transfer protein 2-like gives MTTMMKKQQQAVVLLLLLVVAAGGASAASCNAGQLTVCASALTSGGKPSAACCSNLKAQQGCFCQFAKNPAFARYINSPTARKVVASCGVALPRC, from the coding sequence ATGACGACGATGAtgaagaagcagcagcaagctgtggtgctgctgctgctgctggtggtggccgccggcggcgcgtctGCGGCGTCGTGCAACGCCGGGCAGCTGACGGTGTGCGCTTCGGCGCTGACGTCGGGCGGCAAGCCCTCGGCGGCGTGCTGCTCCAACCTCAAGGCGCAGCAGGGGTGCTTCTGCCAGTTCGCCAAGAACCCCGCATTCGCGCGCTACATCAACAGCCCCACCGCGCGCAAGGTCGTCGCATCCTGCGGCGTCGCACTCCCACGCTGCTAG